The following are encoded in a window of Stieleria sp. JC731 genomic DNA:
- a CDS encoding serine/threonine-protein kinase has protein sequence MSFTYPPGSTPLPPYTIRRGVGVGGFGEVYFAVSEAGKEVALKRIQRNLEVELRGVSQCLNLKHPNLVSLFDICRDADGGSWVIMEYVSGANLRDVLDLNPAGLPDVDARRWFAGIAAGVSHLHGAGLVHRDLKPGNVFDDLGIVKVGDYGLSKYISASQRGGHTESVGTFHYMAPEIGRGQYGREIDIYALGIILYELLTGRVPFDGESCHEIIVKHMTALPDLSVIPSPYREVIAAALDKDPTKRPSTVADLIAPLNLATSEAVALTALHGSGQPLPGQPQPNQSQPASHKTAKQFREPVARAPIAPTLAANPYGSSTEEPLLRAVRKTTTDLGLWWQSLEQSPRARVGIGLLVGFILFVNTGWLLPALSVLAAIYVPYYIVRQMVLHTNEQPSYARANQLASRVATPKKIKTKNDWKVEVRNTLRAKHNFVRLAELNTSWLAASLTVLAMAVIAGVIGLRSGDVTAIELAPFFWMALVVLIGSQGILGLGKLWERDEGEGLPRRLVLAGVGSLVGLWAYSLSQFFLLSNEPASSEWLQGNLPQALYFDDGTIRASGMMAHFALLFGGIRWWKPVDPLRRTRLSLWSVAVVCVAAWGAHQLLPVPQPIGFLVAGGLAIATQMSAPWINPRSYEDEVERFAQQRIQRNRDNAKQDPMAMEVHS, from the coding sequence ATGTCGTTTACGTACCCCCCCGGATCAACACCGCTACCGCCGTACACGATTCGGCGCGGGGTCGGTGTCGGCGGATTCGGTGAGGTTTACTTTGCAGTCAGCGAAGCGGGAAAGGAAGTTGCCTTAAAACGCATTCAGCGCAATCTAGAAGTCGAACTGCGCGGCGTGTCGCAGTGCCTGAACCTCAAACACCCAAATCTTGTTTCGCTGTTTGACATCTGTCGGGATGCCGACGGCGGTTCCTGGGTGATCATGGAATATGTTTCCGGAGCCAACCTGCGTGATGTTCTCGATTTGAACCCGGCAGGGCTTCCTGATGTCGACGCACGCCGTTGGTTCGCAGGGATCGCCGCTGGTGTTTCGCACCTTCATGGCGCGGGCCTGGTGCATCGCGATCTGAAACCGGGCAACGTGTTTGACGATTTGGGGATCGTCAAAGTTGGTGACTACGGGCTTAGCAAATACATCAGCGCATCGCAGCGCGGTGGACACACCGAAAGCGTCGGCACGTTTCATTACATGGCCCCCGAAATCGGTCGCGGACAATATGGTCGCGAAATCGATATCTACGCATTGGGAATCATCCTGTACGAACTGCTGACCGGACGAGTTCCCTTTGACGGCGAAAGCTGTCACGAAATCATCGTCAAGCACATGACCGCGCTACCTGATCTTTCCGTGATCCCGTCACCGTATCGCGAAGTGATCGCAGCGGCACTCGACAAAGATCCGACCAAACGCCCTTCCACGGTTGCAGATTTAATCGCGCCGCTGAACTTGGCAACCTCCGAGGCCGTCGCGTTAACCGCATTGCATGGCAGCGGCCAGCCCCTGCCAGGCCAGCCACAACCAAATCAATCACAGCCTGCATCCCATAAGACCGCAAAACAATTTCGCGAGCCTGTCGCCCGAGCCCCGATCGCTCCGACACTGGCTGCCAATCCCTATGGCTCATCGACCGAAGAACCATTGCTTCGTGCGGTCCGCAAAACCACCACTGACTTGGGCCTTTGGTGGCAATCGCTTGAACAAAGCCCCCGAGCTCGTGTCGGGATCGGACTCCTGGTCGGATTCATTCTGTTTGTGAACACAGGTTGGCTCTTGCCTGCACTGTCCGTGTTGGCCGCGATCTATGTTCCGTATTACATCGTCCGGCAAATGGTGCTGCATACCAATGAACAGCCTAGCTATGCTCGCGCCAACCAATTGGCATCGCGTGTCGCGACGCCAAAGAAGATCAAAACGAAGAACGATTGGAAAGTCGAAGTGCGTAATACGTTGCGTGCAAAGCATAACTTCGTTCGACTGGCAGAACTCAACACGTCTTGGCTGGCAGCGTCATTGACGGTGCTAGCGATGGCCGTCATCGCGGGAGTCATCGGACTTCGCAGTGGTGACGTGACGGCTATCGAACTTGCTCCGTTTTTTTGGATGGCATTGGTTGTCCTGATCGGATCCCAAGGCATCTTGGGGCTCGGCAAGTTATGGGAACGCGACGAAGGCGAAGGACTTCCGCGCCGACTGGTTCTTGCCGGTGTCGGATCCCTCGTCGGCCTTTGGGCCTATTCATTGTCGCAGTTCTTTTTGCTTTCCAACGAACCGGCATCAAGCGAATGGCTTCAAGGCAACCTGCCGCAAGCACTTTACTTTGATGACGGTACCATCCGAGCTTCTGGCATGATGGCCCACTTCGCACTGCTGTTCGGTGGGATCCGCTGGTGGAAGCCAGTTGACCCGCTACGCAGGACTCGGCTTAGCCTTTGGAGCGTCGCGGTTGTCTGCGTCGCAGCTTGGGGTGCGCATCAATTGTTGCCGGTTCCGCAACCGATCGGATTCTTGGTCGCAGGTGGACTGGCAATCGCAACGCAAATGTCCGCCCCTTGGATCAATCCTCGATCCTATGAAGACGAAGTTGAACGGTTCGCTCAACAACGCATCCAGCGAAATCGGGACAACGCTAAACAAGACCCAATGGCGATGGAGGTCCACTCATGA
- a CDS encoding response regulator transcription factor, protein MTDDSAPVYSAADLGADSILLVDDTVILRDRLAMALRQRGFLVQTAGTYDEAVEVFHHSPTDLAVLDLRMPGRSGLDLLRKLLQMNPNTRIIMLSGFGSIPASIDAVRAGAVNFLSKPADADDILAAFARGDDPSVPTGEVSFPAPSLARNEWEHIHRVLSDCGGNISEAARRLGIHRRSLQRKLRKRAPEDPASPEVIENEQS, encoded by the coding sequence ATGACAGACGATTCCGCGCCGGTTTACTCCGCTGCCGACCTTGGTGCCGACAGCATTCTTTTGGTTGACGATACCGTAATCTTGCGGGATCGCTTGGCGATGGCACTGCGGCAACGCGGTTTCTTGGTTCAAACCGCAGGCACTTATGACGAAGCCGTCGAAGTGTTTCATCACTCCCCCACCGACCTCGCCGTGCTCGATTTGCGGATGCCTGGTCGATCAGGATTGGACCTTTTGCGAAAGCTTTTGCAGATGAATCCCAACACGCGGATCATCATGCTTAGCGGTTTCGGCAGCATCCCCGCTTCGATCGATGCGGTTCGCGCCGGCGCGGTAAACTTCCTCAGCAAACCCGCCGATGCCGATGACATCTTGGCAGCATTCGCTCGCGGTGATGACCCATCTGTCCCAACCGGAGAAGTCAGCTTCCCCGCGCCATCGCTGGCACGCAACGAATGGGAACATATTCATCGCGTTCTATCGGACTGCGGCGGCAATATCAGTGAAGCGGCACGCCGTCTAGGAATCCACCGTCGCTCGCTTCAGCGTAAACTTCGCAAGCGGGCACCAGAGGATCCGGCGAGTCCAGAAGTGATTGAAAACGAGCAATCCTAA
- a CDS encoding sulfatase produces MRYFLSAALLLLSVCTESVCTAEANQRPDIIVYLADDLSQLDISVYSDRGVKTPALEALAAEGMTFDQAFVASPSCAPSRAALLTGLMPARNGAEENHSFPGKDIYRLPNTLKDLGYQVAAFGKVAHATSAPRFGFEVVEGAKEMPRLLQNVTKFLGERTDSRPLALFVGIANPHVPWPSRSSISPEKVHLPPTFVDTPRTRVQRSRYLQEVKDLDKLLASLRTLTRKHLEGEPIYLFSSDHGAQFPLGKWTLYEEGIRVPLIVSWPGHIEPKSRTDAMVSWIDLLPTLIELSGGQPPSDIDGKSFSDVLLGKANSHRDLIFTTHSGDRQMNVYPIRSVRSEDFKYIRNPHPEFAFTTHIDLLLRENSGDYFIEWKELAKSDPKAAAAIARHHGRPAEELYDLRSDPYEQNNLIGNPEYQSQHQDLSATLDQWLKDQGDQLTVFHEPLLLNAPETWVPRGIKLKK; encoded by the coding sequence ATGCGTTATTTTCTCTCCGCAGCGTTGCTGCTTCTGTCCGTCTGCACCGAATCCGTCTGTACTGCTGAGGCAAACCAACGGCCGGACATCATCGTCTATCTAGCCGATGACCTTTCGCAGCTCGACATTTCGGTCTACTCAGATCGTGGAGTGAAAACGCCTGCGTTGGAAGCACTCGCCGCCGAAGGCATGACTTTTGATCAAGCCTTTGTTGCCAGCCCTTCCTGTGCCCCCAGTCGCGCGGCGCTACTGACCGGATTGATGCCGGCACGCAACGGTGCTGAAGAAAATCACAGCTTTCCTGGCAAAGACATTTATCGTCTTCCCAATACGTTGAAAGACCTGGGATACCAGGTTGCCGCGTTCGGCAAAGTCGCCCATGCGACCAGCGCACCCAGATTCGGTTTTGAAGTTGTCGAAGGTGCCAAGGAAATGCCCCGCCTGCTTCAAAACGTGACGAAGTTCTTGGGCGAACGCACCGACTCGCGTCCTTTGGCACTGTTCGTCGGAATTGCCAATCCGCATGTTCCATGGCCTAGCCGTTCGAGCATCTCGCCAGAGAAAGTTCATCTGCCACCCACCTTTGTTGATACGCCGCGCACTCGCGTTCAACGTTCCCGCTATCTACAAGAAGTCAAAGATCTCGACAAACTTCTTGCCAGCCTTCGCACGCTGACCCGAAAGCATCTCGAGGGAGAACCGATCTATCTATTCTCCAGCGACCACGGTGCTCAGTTCCCTCTCGGCAAGTGGACGCTTTACGAGGAAGGCATTCGCGTACCGTTGATCGTGTCGTGGCCTGGTCACATCGAACCAAAGTCGCGGACCGATGCGATGGTCAGCTGGATCGACTTGCTTCCGACACTGATTGAATTGAGCGGAGGGCAACCACCATCTGACATCGACGGGAAGAGCTTTTCAGATGTCCTGCTTGGGAAGGCAAACTCGCATCGCGATCTGATATTCACCACGCATAGTGGGGATCGTCAGATGAATGTCTATCCGATCCGATCGGTTCGCAGCGAAGACTTCAAATACATCCGTAACCCACATCCTGAATTCGCATTCACCACGCACATCGATCTGCTACTCCGCGAGAATTCGGGTGACTACTTCATCGAATGGAAAGAGCTAGCCAAGTCAGACCCGAAAGCAGCCGCTGCCATCGCTCGGCATCATGGCCGCCCAGCGGAAGAGCTTTACGATCTTCGAAGCGACCCTTACGAGCAGAACAATTTGATTGGCAACCCAGAATACCAGTCTCAGCATCAAGACCTTTCAGCGACATTGGATCAATGGCTGAAAGATCAAGGTGACCAATTGACGGTCTTCCACGAACCGTTGCTGCTCAATGCGCCCGAAACTTGGGTTCCTCGCGGCATCAAACTGAAAAAATAG
- a CDS encoding DUF1501 domain-containing protein codes for MIKRGLVASSALAVQQNGFCPALLCQAAEQARTDQNILVVVELAGGNDGLNTVVPHSHEAYVEARPNLRIRKDDCLSITEDVGFHPSLKGFASLLEQGQFSIVHGIGYPNPNRSHFESMDIWHSCRRKEENRPDGWIGRYLQTLDSSIGHDPLAIHLGHEQQPFALMSRDVRVPSIESLQQFRLRKNGSVDLPQAIGSIASSTDGLMQGNELLSFIQSSTTAAIATNERMKEAKTGMSSDSSFPKTGLGKKLQTVADLIASDLQTRVYYVRLDGFDTHANQPDAHAALLREVGDAVTSFVDRMNQSGDSDRVLVMCFSEFGRRVAENASDGTDHGTAAPVFFAGGKVKPGQVGERPSLTDLDEGDLKYHTDFRSVYATVLERWLECPSQPILGKAYPQIDFIG; via the coding sequence ATGATCAAACGCGGTTTGGTTGCGTCGTCAGCCCTGGCGGTCCAGCAAAACGGATTCTGTCCCGCGTTACTTTGTCAGGCGGCAGAGCAAGCTAGGACTGACCAGAACATTCTGGTGGTCGTCGAGTTGGCGGGCGGGAACGACGGTTTGAATACGGTCGTACCGCACTCGCATGAAGCCTATGTCGAAGCACGCCCGAATCTTCGGATCAGAAAAGACGACTGTCTGTCGATCACCGAAGACGTTGGTTTTCATCCGTCGCTCAAAGGGTTCGCATCGCTACTGGAACAAGGTCAGTTTTCGATTGTCCACGGGATCGGGTATCCCAATCCGAACCGTTCGCACTTTGAATCGATGGACATTTGGCATTCATGCAGACGCAAAGAGGAGAACCGGCCTGACGGTTGGATCGGTCGGTATTTGCAAACCTTGGACAGTTCGATCGGGCACGATCCGCTAGCGATTCATCTCGGGCATGAACAGCAGCCCTTTGCGCTGATGTCTCGAGACGTTCGAGTCCCATCGATTGAAAGTCTTCAGCAGTTTCGATTGCGAAAAAACGGAAGTGTTGATTTACCGCAAGCGATCGGTTCGATCGCCTCATCAACGGATGGACTGATGCAGGGCAACGAGCTGCTAAGTTTTATTCAAAGCAGCACGACAGCAGCAATCGCGACTAACGAACGGATGAAGGAGGCAAAAACGGGAATGTCATCCGATTCCAGTTTCCCAAAAACTGGTCTGGGCAAAAAGCTGCAAACGGTTGCGGATCTGATCGCATCCGATCTACAGACGAGGGTTTATTATGTCCGCCTCGATGGATTCGATACGCATGCGAACCAGCCGGACGCCCACGCCGCGCTATTACGAGAAGTCGGTGATGCGGTTACGTCATTCGTCGATCGAATGAACCAAAGCGGCGATTCCGATCGAGTGCTGGTAATGTGTTTTAGTGAATTTGGCCGACGTGTCGCTGAAAACGCCAGTGACGGAACCGACCATGGAACGGCCGCTCCCGTTTTCTTTGCCGGTGGGAAGGTGAAACCAGGTCAAGTCGGGGAACGACCAAGTCTTACTGACCTAGATGAAGGTGACTTGAAGTATCACACCGATTTTCGATCCGTCTACGCGACGGTATTGGAACGGTGGCTTGAATGTCCAAGCCAGCCAATCCTCGGCAAAGCATACCCGCAAATCGATTTCATCGGCTGA
- a CDS encoding DUF1800 family protein has protein sequence MDAATSVMPDPDWAWEPYSPAESQPWNQKLAAHLFRRSGFAPTASELRRAVDDGCDSTIRRLTQTDRNDAGFRSEINVLARAAVASGSMKQLAAGWVYRMLMTPDPLLEKTTLFWHGHFATSAAKVDDVKLMQQQNDLLREHALGDFQKLVQEISRDPAMLIYLDSASNRKSHPNENYAREIMELFCLGEGNYSENDIRELARCFTGWEIKREKFRFNRYQHDNGEKSILGQTGRFGGEEGVKIVCDQENAPLFICEKLVRYFVADDFPVDSVLLRPLADQLRAEEMQIGPTVRRILQSNVFYSEYAIARKIRSPVEFALDFLRSLECTTDTYLIADAISDLGQGLYYPPSVKGWDGGRAWINSSTLVGRSNLIRRILDHEKTRFGKKSLSEYLADQSVSDVDGLIDLLEPMLFATPLSTAARQRVHSIGNSNGSSNSAAFADVVHLLCSLPEYQLS, from the coding sequence ATGGATGCTGCGACAAGCGTGATGCCTGATCCTGATTGGGCTTGGGAGCCCTATTCGCCAGCGGAATCGCAGCCGTGGAACCAAAAGCTTGCGGCCCACCTGTTCCGTCGCAGTGGATTTGCGCCGACAGCCAGTGAGCTTCGACGGGCAGTTGATGATGGTTGCGATTCAACGATTCGGCGTTTAACTCAGACCGATCGAAACGACGCCGGATTCCGATCCGAGATCAACGTGCTGGCTCGGGCTGCTGTGGCAAGCGGAAGCATGAAGCAGTTGGCAGCCGGTTGGGTTTATCGAATGTTGATGACTCCGGATCCGTTGTTAGAAAAGACAACGTTGTTCTGGCATGGTCATTTTGCCACCAGTGCTGCAAAAGTAGACGACGTCAAATTGATGCAGCAACAGAATGATCTGCTGCGTGAACACGCACTGGGGGATTTTCAAAAGCTGGTGCAAGAGATTTCACGCGATCCTGCAATGCTGATCTACTTGGATTCGGCAAGCAACCGAAAGTCTCATCCCAACGAGAACTACGCTCGCGAGATCATGGAGCTTTTCTGTCTCGGAGAAGGCAACTACAGCGAGAACGACATCCGGGAATTGGCACGTTGTTTTACCGGCTGGGAGATCAAGCGTGAAAAGTTTCGTTTCAATCGCTACCAGCATGACAACGGGGAAAAATCAATCTTGGGGCAGACCGGGCGATTCGGTGGTGAAGAAGGTGTGAAAATCGTTTGCGATCAAGAAAACGCCCCCCTGTTTATTTGCGAAAAACTTGTTCGGTACTTTGTCGCCGATGACTTTCCAGTCGATAGCGTTTTGCTTCGTCCGCTTGCCGATCAGCTTCGTGCCGAAGAGATGCAAATAGGGCCGACGGTCCGTCGGATTTTGCAGAGCAATGTGTTCTATTCGGAATATGCAATCGCGAGAAAGATTCGTTCGCCAGTCGAGTTCGCACTCGATTTTTTGAGATCGCTTGAATGTACGACAGATACATATCTGATTGCCGACGCGATTTCAGATCTTGGTCAGGGACTCTATTACCCACCGAGTGTGAAGGGATGGGATGGGGGACGGGCGTGGATCAATTCTTCGACACTGGTCGGACGTTCAAATTTGATTCGGAGAATCCTTGATCACGAAAAGACTCGCTTCGGAAAAAAATCCCTCAGCGAGTATCTAGCCGATCAATCGGTTTCGGATGTCGATGGGTTAATTGATCTATTGGAACCGATGTTGTTCGCCACTCCGCTTTCGACTGCGGCACGGCAGCGTGTTCACTCGATTGGGAATTCAAACGGATCATCGAACTCCGCTGCCTTCGCAGATGTTGTCCATCTTCTATGCTCGCTACCGGAGTATCAGTTGTCATGA
- a CDS encoding DUF3352 domain-containing protein encodes MAFSITLCRRLAICFVPLAVLAVPVFSHAGERVTSTDASETLKSKTVAANVLPPTIVVYGEIADPPAIMATVLDHPLRARLEQLPVYDQLLQTDDIQKMQMGVAFLEGLFGMPWRTTIEQASHNGIAIAFDEATMGIALIVRSRDGESAETIFEKAMQLAMVGQGGKMQEVEYRGVKAYRRNDLRVARHDDSILVTNNGDLGKVILDNMIDRSGKSLVDVPEFQAALSHKSEQANGWGFLSFDALRKQIDVSKFLTSFEDNPPAEILFGGIQSSLAKTPYGTASLEIDQSKIALNAAIPFDTDWIPEHRQYYFGPDAKGIGPELPVVENELLTIRTYRDFAQLWMRSGDLFNERINDEFAKADATLTTIFAGRDFGEDILGAIEPEVAIVSARQDFSDQLPRPTIKIPAFALMMKMKDPEVVSRDFRRTFQTLVGFFNVVGAQNGLNQLELDMEKFDDGAQLVISRYVPEPDDAESTEAEIVFNFSPTLGFSGDRLVLASTTGFARELTLAPIREDDAQDQADNVELQVHANVLRQTLADNRAQLVAQNMLEEGHSHEEAEAVIDLVLEAVGFFQGAELSLANESESLKISLQINVESK; translated from the coding sequence ATGGCTTTTTCGATCACCCTGTGTCGGCGGTTGGCGATCTGTTTCGTTCCGCTTGCTGTTTTGGCGGTCCCAGTTTTCTCGCACGCCGGCGAACGGGTTACGTCCACTGACGCCAGCGAAACGCTCAAGTCGAAAACCGTTGCGGCAAATGTTCTGCCGCCAACGATTGTGGTCTACGGTGAAATCGCTGATCCGCCCGCGATCATGGCAACAGTTCTCGACCACCCTTTGCGAGCCAGGCTTGAGCAACTGCCGGTCTACGACCAACTGTTGCAAACCGACGACATTCAAAAAATGCAGATGGGAGTTGCCTTTCTAGAAGGTCTCTTCGGGATGCCGTGGCGAACGACGATCGAGCAAGCCAGTCACAACGGGATTGCGATCGCTTTCGACGAAGCCACCATGGGAATCGCATTAATCGTGCGGTCGCGGGACGGCGAATCAGCGGAGACCATTTTCGAAAAGGCAATGCAGCTTGCGATGGTCGGCCAGGGGGGAAAAATGCAGGAGGTCGAATACCGCGGTGTCAAAGCCTATCGACGCAATGACCTTCGTGTTGCGAGGCACGACGATTCCATCTTGGTAACCAATAACGGCGATCTTGGAAAAGTCATCTTGGACAACATGATCGATCGATCAGGAAAATCGCTTGTGGATGTACCTGAGTTCCAGGCGGCACTGTCGCATAAATCAGAGCAGGCAAACGGTTGGGGATTTTTATCCTTTGATGCATTGCGAAAACAGATTGATGTCTCGAAGTTTTTGACGAGCTTCGAAGACAATCCTCCAGCTGAAATATTGTTTGGCGGTATCCAAAGCAGCTTGGCAAAGACTCCGTACGGGACCGCAAGCTTGGAAATTGACCAATCAAAGATTGCGCTGAATGCCGCAATCCCATTCGACACCGATTGGATACCCGAACACCGGCAATACTATTTTGGTCCTGATGCGAAAGGCATTGGTCCGGAATTGCCGGTTGTGGAAAACGAGCTGCTAACCATTCGCACCTATCGGGATTTTGCTCAGCTGTGGATGCGTTCGGGAGATTTGTTCAATGAACGCATCAATGACGAGTTTGCGAAGGCCGACGCGACGTTGACGACGATCTTTGCCGGTCGAGACTTTGGCGAAGACATCTTGGGTGCGATCGAACCAGAGGTAGCGATCGTTTCGGCACGCCAGGATTTTTCGGACCAGTTACCTCGGCCGACAATCAAAATCCCGGCGTTCGCATTGATGATGAAGATGAAAGACCCCGAGGTTGTTTCGCGAGACTTCCGACGGACGTTCCAGACTTTGGTGGGCTTTTTCAATGTGGTCGGTGCCCAGAACGGATTGAATCAGTTGGAACTGGACATGGAAAAATTCGACGATGGTGCGCAGCTCGTTATCAGTCGATACGTCCCCGAGCCCGACGACGCAGAATCTACCGAAGCCGAAATCGTGTTTAACTTCTCACCGACCCTTGGCTTTTCAGGGGATCGACTCGTTCTGGCAAGTACCACGGGTTTCGCCCGCGAGTTGACGCTTGCACCAATTCGCGAAGACGATGCCCAAGATCAAGCTGACAATGTCGAATTGCAGGTCCATGCGAATGTCCTTCGGCAGACGTTGGCTGATAATCGTGCTCAGCTGGTTGCACAGAATATGCTGGAGGAAGGCCATTCACACGAAGAAGCCGAAGCTGTGATCGATCTGGTGCTTGAGGCAGTTGGCTTTTTTCAGGGGGCCGAACTTTCGCTAGCTAACGAAAGTGAGTCGCTAAAAATTTCCCTTCAAATCAACGTCGAATCAAAGTAA
- a CDS encoding homoserine O-acetyltransferase encodes MTEKAVDSGPFESTDDNRVVGPLRYVRHLELEGEIDLELGGQLAGVRCAYETWGELNADASNAVLVCHALSGDSHAAQHDEQDDPGWWDDLIGPGKAIDTNRFFVICPNVLGGCRGSTGPGDTNPETGKPFGADFPQITIGDMVTVQKCLVESLGIRRLRAIVGGSLGGHQAMSWVSRFPDCTDLCVIIASSARLTSQALGFDVIGRNAIQTDPNFFGGQYYDHPYRPDTGLAIARMLGHITYLSTEVMEKKFESDRHDPREVATTFEQRFSIGSYLAYQGQKFTTRFDANSYVTITMAMDLFDLGASRLQLMETFGDADCEFLVVSFSSDWLFTPRQSRDIVNALTALDKPVTYAEITSPRGHDSFLINEDIRQYAPLVQSRLGDIDRVPPNISKVESLIIDEIPTGASVLDLGCGDGHLLAALKQRGHDKLVGVEVAQQCILNAGRRGLNIIDYDLNEGLPAFIDDQFDVVVLSATLQAVANVEKLFEEMLRVGKRVIVSFPNFAYRKLREDYVVRGRSPKAPGEFNHEWYNTPNRRFPSIADVHDLCKQKQLRLINEFYYEAATGKEIDADDDPNLNADTAVLVISSS; translated from the coding sequence GTGACCGAAAAGGCTGTCGATAGCGGTCCGTTTGAGAGCACCGACGACAATCGAGTCGTCGGACCGCTCCGCTATGTTCGCCATCTCGAACTCGAAGGCGAGATCGACTTGGAATTGGGCGGACAGCTCGCAGGCGTTCGCTGCGCGTATGAAACCTGGGGTGAATTGAACGCGGACGCGTCAAATGCCGTCCTGGTCTGTCATGCGCTTTCAGGAGATTCTCACGCCGCCCAGCATGATGAACAAGACGATCCTGGCTGGTGGGATGATCTGATCGGTCCAGGTAAGGCGATCGATACCAATCGTTTTTTTGTGATCTGTCCCAACGTCCTGGGCGGTTGCCGCGGTTCGACCGGACCAGGCGATACCAATCCGGAAACCGGAAAGCCATTTGGCGCTGACTTTCCACAGATCACCATCGGTGACATGGTCACGGTGCAGAAATGCTTGGTCGAATCACTTGGGATACGACGTTTGCGAGCGATCGTTGGAGGGTCGTTGGGAGGACACCAAGCGATGAGCTGGGTGTCTCGTTTCCCTGACTGCACTGATCTTTGCGTGATCATCGCCTCAAGTGCTCGTCTGACCAGTCAAGCACTGGGGTTTGATGTGATCGGCCGCAATGCGATTCAGACCGATCCCAATTTCTTTGGCGGCCAGTATTACGATCATCCTTATCGACCCGACACCGGGTTGGCGATCGCTCGGATGCTAGGACACATCACCTATCTTTCGACCGAGGTGATGGAGAAAAAGTTTGAATCGGATCGCCATGATCCACGCGAAGTCGCGACAACATTCGAACAACGATTCAGCATCGGATCGTACCTTGCCTATCAAGGTCAGAAGTTTACGACCCGGTTTGATGCCAATAGCTACGTCACGATCACGATGGCCATGGATTTGTTCGACTTAGGTGCAAGTCGACTGCAATTGATGGAAACGTTCGGCGATGCGGATTGTGAATTTTTGGTTGTCAGTTTTAGCAGCGATTGGTTGTTCACTCCGCGTCAATCACGCGACATCGTCAACGCTTTGACTGCACTCGATAAACCCGTCACCTATGCAGAGATCACGTCACCTCGGGGACACGATTCGTTTCTGATCAACGAAGACATTCGCCAATACGCCCCTCTGGTTCAATCCCGTTTAGGAGACATTGATCGGGTGCCACCGAATATCTCGAAAGTGGAATCGTTGATCATCGATGAGATCCCCACAGGGGCTTCCGTTTTGGATTTGGGGTGTGGTGATGGGCATCTTCTGGCAGCCCTGAAACAGCGTGGACACGACAAGCTTGTTGGTGTCGAGGTTGCGCAGCAGTGCATCTTGAATGCGGGGCGGCGCGGGTTGAACATCATTGACTACGACTTAAACGAAGGCTTGCCTGCATTCATCGACGACCAGTTTGATGTCGTCGTACTTAGCGCTACATTGCAGGCGGTTGCCAATGTCGAAAAACTATTCGAGGAGATGCTTCGGGTAGGAAAACGAGTCATCGTCAGTTTTCCAAACTTTGCATATCGCAAACTGCGTGAAGACTATGTCGTCCGCGGAAGGTCACCGAAGGCGCCCGGAGAATTCAATCACGAATGGTACAACACTCCCAATCGCCGGTTCCCTTCGATTGCGGATGTCCATGATTTGTGCAAGCAGAAACAGCTGCGTCTGATCAACGAGTTTTACTACGAGGCGGCGACTGGTAAAGAAATCGATGCCGACGACGATCCGAACTTGAATGCAGACACCGCGGTCCTGGTGATTTCCAGCAGCTGA